A window of the Leucothrix mucor DSM 2157 genome harbors these coding sequences:
- a CDS encoding ATP-binding cassette domain-containing protein, translating into MSNTDVKPVIELVNIEKHFGAVIALAGVSLSVYPGECHCLLGDNGAGKSTFIKTMSGVHQPTKGEIRMNGKAVRFDSPRAGMEGGIATVYQDLAMIPLMSVTRNFWMGREPQKRVGPFKFFDFEKANEVTMSEMAKMGINLREPDQAVGTLSGGERQTVAIARAVYFGAKVLILDEPTSALGVRQTSNVLATVDKVRKAGVGVVFITHNVRHAMAVGDRFTVLNRGKTLGTAVRGEITPDELQDLMAGGQELASLEGSLGGTV; encoded by the coding sequence ATGAGTAATACAGATGTAAAGCCAGTCATTGAATTGGTGAATATCGAAAAGCATTTTGGTGCAGTGATCGCCTTGGCCGGAGTCTCTTTATCGGTGTATCCCGGTGAGTGTCATTGCTTGCTAGGGGATAACGGGGCCGGTAAGTCGACCTTTATCAAAACCATGTCAGGCGTTCATCAGCCCACCAAGGGCGAGATTAGAATGAATGGTAAGGCGGTGCGCTTTGATAGCCCACGCGCCGGTATGGAAGGTGGTATTGCCACGGTGTATCAGGATCTTGCGATGATCCCGCTGATGTCGGTAACTCGTAATTTCTGGATGGGCCGTGAGCCACAAAAGCGCGTTGGTCCGTTTAAGTTTTTCGACTTTGAAAAAGCCAATGAAGTGACCATGTCCGAAATGGCAAAAATGGGGATTAACCTACGTGAGCCTGATCAGGCGGTGGGTACCTTATCCGGTGGTGAGCGCCAAACTGTGGCCATTGCCCGCGCCGTTTACTTCGGGGCCAAGGTATTGATACTCGATGAGCCGACTTCGGCCTTGGGTGTAAGACAAACCTCCAACGTGCTGGCAACCGTCGATAAGGTGCGCAAAGCCGGTGTTGGTGTGGTGTTTATCACCCACAACGTACGTCATGCCATGGCCGTTGGAGACCGCTTTACCGTACTAAATCGCGGTAAAACCTTAGGTACAGCAGTACGTGGTGAGATTACCCCCGATGAGCTTCAGGACTTAATGGCCGGTGGACAAGAGCTGGCTTCATTAGAGGGGTCTTTAGGAGGAACGGTTTAA
- a CDS encoding MurR/RpiR family transcriptional regulator, translated as MAKNNSDVVAPVLPQSVEEMNALIVEKNDKLSARLKVIAAWLLENPQQVALNTLAEIAKTAGVHASTLVRFANYFGFDGFSDLQRLYKAQIIDHQSNYLERIRQLKGGNTEPSETQASALLDEFAEGNVLALQLLQQTIKPEVLSATVDSLNQANEIFLCGLRRMYPVATYLHYTLCHMNVRCHLVDGTAAMEQEQMRWATPESVLIAITVSTYANVTAEVVRAASRLGCKVVLITDSELCPVAHLADHLLVVREAEVRSFRSLNSTLCLAQTLCVALGYQRQEEKL; from the coding sequence ATGGCCAAAAATAATTCAGATGTTGTTGCGCCAGTTCTGCCTCAGTCAGTCGAGGAAATGAATGCCTTAATTGTCGAGAAGAACGATAAATTAAGCGCACGCCTCAAAGTGATTGCTGCCTGGTTGTTGGAAAACCCGCAGCAAGTGGCATTGAACACGCTGGCAGAAATTGCCAAAACGGCAGGGGTGCATGCCTCGACCTTGGTGCGCTTCGCGAACTATTTTGGCTTTGATGGCTTCTCCGATTTGCAGAGACTGTACAAGGCTCAGATTATCGATCATCAGAGTAATTATTTAGAACGTATCCGTCAGTTAAAGGGTGGCAATACCGAGCCATCCGAAACGCAAGCCAGCGCATTGCTTGATGAATTTGCCGAAGGCAATGTGCTGGCCTTGCAGCTACTGCAACAAACGATTAAGCCAGAGGTGTTATCAGCTACGGTTGATAGCTTAAATCAGGCTAACGAAATTTTCTTATGTGGTTTACGCCGGATGTATCCGGTGGCCACCTATTTACATTACACGCTATGCCATATGAATGTGCGCTGTCATCTGGTGGATGGCACTGCGGCGATGGAGCAAGAGCAAATGCGCTGGGCCACGCCCGAGTCGGTCTTGATTGCCATTACCGTGAGCACTTATGCCAATGTGACCGCAGAAGTGGTGCGGGCGGCATCGCGCTTGGGCTGCAAAGTGGTGTTAATTACCGATAGCGAGCTGTGCCCTGTGGCGCATTTAGCCGATCATTTATTAGTGGTGCGGGAGGCCGAAGTCCGGTCATTCCGCTCCTTGAATTCGACATTATGCCTGGCACAAACGTTGTGCGTTGCGCTGGGCTACCAACGTCAGGAGGAGAAATTATGA
- the iolB gene encoding 5-deoxy-glucuronate isomerase — protein MSLLRKPETQENGRYQHITPENAGWKYVGFEAYDIAEGASVSLAATDQERCLVLLAGKANIQAGDQLLEGVGDRMDVFEDKAPHAVYVPNGVAITITATTALDIAVCEAPGHGNHPVRWIKPEELNQEIRGEGSNTRYIRNILPDTDPSADSLLVVEVKTPSGNWSSYPPHKHDSDNIPSETHLEETYYHRLNPKQGFVFQRVFTDELDLDETVSAGDRSVVMVPRGYHPVGVPHGYESYYLNVMAGPTRKWIFKNHPDHEWIVK, from the coding sequence ATGAGCTTATTACGTAAGCCGGAAACCCAGGAAAACGGACGTTATCAGCATATCACGCCAGAAAATGCCGGCTGGAAATACGTTGGTTTTGAGGCCTATGATATCGCTGAAGGCGCATCCGTTAGCTTAGCGGCGACTGATCAGGAACGTTGCTTAGTACTGCTCGCGGGTAAGGCCAATATTCAAGCCGGAGATCAATTGCTGGAAGGCGTTGGCGATCGCATGGATGTGTTTGAAGACAAAGCGCCGCATGCTGTATACGTACCTAATGGCGTGGCGATTACCATTACGGCGACGACTGCATTGGATATCGCGGTTTGCGAAGCGCCGGGCCATGGCAATCATCCGGTGCGTTGGATTAAGCCAGAGGAACTTAACCAAGAGATCCGTGGTGAAGGCAGCAATACCCGCTACATTCGCAATATCTTGCCCGATACCGACCCCTCAGCCGATAGCTTATTAGTGGTGGAAGTGAAAACCCCTTCTGGCAACTGGTCAAGCTATCCGCCGCATAAGCACGACTCCGACAATATTCCCAGCGAAACGCATCTGGAAGAAACCTATTACCACCGCTTGAATCCGAAGCAGGGCTTTGTGTTCCAGCGCGTTTTTACCGATGAGTTGGATTTGGATGAAACGGTTTCCGCAGGGGATCGCAGTGTGGTGATGGTGCCGCGCGGTTATCATCCGGTGGGCGTGCCGCATGGCTATGAATCCTACTATCTGAATGTGATGGCAGGCCCCACGCGTAAGTGGATTTTCAAAAATCATCCTGACCATGAGTGGATTGTAAAATGA
- a CDS encoding bifunctional 5-dehydro-2-deoxygluconokinase/5-dehydro-2-deoxyphosphogluconate aldolase produces MSVEKTLEVICLGRCAVDFYGDQIGSRLEDMGSFSKYLGGSSANIAYGSSRLGLKSAMLTRVGDEHMGRFLREELARVGVDTSHVITDKERLTGLVVLGIKDQETFPLIFYRHDCADMAISPDDFEPEFIASSKALLITGTHFSTEGTYKASLKAIEYAKAAGTKVVVDIDYRPVLWGLTSLGDGETRFISSEDVSSHLQSILPHCDLIVGTEEEVHIAGGSTDTMTALRAIRELTDATIVLKLGPLGCTVLHDAIPASPDDFVVYQGVRVEVLNVLGAGDAFMSGFLRGWLRGEDDATCTAYANACGALVVSRHGCAPAIPSEEELFYYLEHAADIPKPDKSAVLNQLHRVTTTRVPASRPQVCVLAFDHRRQLTDMAKETGVSNDCIKVLKRLLVKSVERGIQTTGLSESVAGVLIDDTFGQDALNDITGRGWWIGRPVELPSSRPIELEGGRSIGSRLKTWPLEHIVKCLVFYHPDDSVEMRLQQERQAQELFAACQVSGHQFLLELIPPADSVVDDTTASRAVQRFYNVGVRPDWWKLPPQSAASWESLTQLIEQRDPHCQGVVLLGLAASMETVKQGFQVAAQYPLCKGFTVGRTLFAEPSRQWMLGHINDEQLIQAVADNYIELINAWQELK; encoded by the coding sequence ATGAGCGTAGAAAAGACACTGGAGGTAATCTGCCTCGGGCGCTGTGCGGTTGATTTCTATGGTGATCAAATCGGCAGCCGCTTAGAAGACATGGGCAGCTTCTCCAAATATTTGGGTGGCTCCTCGGCCAATATCGCTTACGGCAGCTCGCGCCTCGGGCTGAAATCAGCCATGCTAACGCGCGTTGGTGATGAGCACATGGGCCGCTTCTTGCGTGAAGAATTAGCGCGGGTTGGTGTCGATACCTCCCACGTGATTACCGACAAAGAACGGCTGACCGGTTTAGTGGTTCTTGGCATCAAAGATCAGGAAACCTTTCCTTTAATCTTTTACCGACATGATTGCGCTGACATGGCGATTAGCCCGGATGACTTTGAGCCTGAGTTTATTGCGTCCTCCAAAGCACTACTGATTACAGGAACCCATTTCTCCACCGAAGGAACCTACAAGGCCAGCTTAAAGGCCATTGAATATGCCAAAGCGGCAGGCACCAAAGTGGTGGTCGATATTGATTACCGTCCCGTACTTTGGGGGCTAACGAGTTTAGGTGATGGCGAGACGCGCTTTATCTCCTCCGAAGACGTCTCTAGTCACTTACAAAGTATTTTGCCGCATTGTGATTTGATTGTCGGCACCGAAGAAGAAGTGCACATTGCCGGTGGCAGCACCGATACCATGACCGCATTGCGCGCTATTCGTGAACTCACCGATGCGACCATCGTATTAAAGCTTGGCCCACTAGGCTGCACCGTATTGCACGATGCGATTCCGGCGAGCCCGGATGACTTTGTGGTTTACCAAGGCGTGCGCGTTGAAGTGCTGAATGTGCTTGGCGCGGGCGATGCCTTTATGTCGGGCTTCTTGCGTGGCTGGTTGCGTGGCGAAGATGATGCAACCTGTACGGCCTATGCTAATGCCTGTGGCGCGCTGGTGGTTTCACGTCATGGCTGTGCACCAGCGATTCCAAGCGAGGAAGAGCTGTTTTATTACTTAGAACATGCAGCCGATATTCCAAAGCCGGATAAGAGCGCCGTGCTTAATCAACTGCATCGGGTGACCACCACCCGCGTACCGGCTTCCCGCCCGCAAGTGTGCGTACTGGCCTTTGATCACCGTCGTCAACTGACCGATATGGCGAAGGAAACCGGCGTTAGTAATGACTGCATTAAAGTGCTGAAGCGCTTGCTGGTAAAATCGGTCGAGCGCGGGATTCAAACCACAGGCTTGTCAGAATCCGTCGCGGGTGTATTGATTGACGATACCTTCGGGCAAGATGCCTTAAATGATATTACCGGTCGCGGCTGGTGGATTGGACGTCCGGTTGAATTGCCATCCTCACGCCCGATTGAATTGGAAGGCGGGCGCTCAATTGGCTCACGCCTGAAAACCTGGCCGCTTGAGCACATTGTGAAATGTCTGGTGTTTTACCATCCGGATGATTCGGTGGAAATGCGCTTGCAGCAGGAGCGTCAGGCACAGGAGCTATTTGCAGCCTGTCAGGTCAGTGGTCACCAGTTCTTACTGGAACTGATTCCTCCGGCTGATAGTGTGGTCGATGACACCACCGCTTCGCGAGCCGTTCAGCGTTTTTACAATGTTGGCGTCAGACCGGATTGGTGGAAACTGCCACCACAGTCAGCAGCGAGCTGGGAATCGCTCACGCAGTTGATTGAGCAACGTGATCCGCATTGCCAAGGCGTGGTGCTGTTAGGACTGGCTGCCAGTATGGAAACCGTCAAACAAGGTTTTCAAGTCGCCGCTCAATACCCACTATGCAAAGGCTTTACCGTGGGGCGTACTTTATTCGCTGAACCATCGCGCCAATGGATGTTGGGACATATCAATGATGAGCAACTGATACAAGCTGTGGCCGACAATTACATAGAACTGATTAACGCATGGCAGGAGCTAAAATGA
- the iolD gene encoding 3D-(3,5/4)-trihydroxycyclohexane-1,2-dione acylhydrolase (decyclizing), producing the protein MNTVRLTMAQALVRYLTAQKVEIDGQIKPLFAGVFAIFGHGNVAGLGEALYHQQAALPTYRAHNEQAMAHAAIAYAKANNRQQIMACTTSIGPGATNMVTAAALAHVNRIPVLLLPGDTFAARTPDPVLQQVECASDPTISANDCFRPVSRYFDRISRPEQLITSLPAAISTLVDAELAGPVTLSLPQDVQAEAYDYPESFFAETVHYQRQQAPDTRELAAAIEALKNAKKPLLIAGGGVHYAQAIEPLKALIESYGIPVAETQAGKGALAWDHPNYVGAIGVTGCDAANKLAEEADLVLAVGTRLQDFTTASRTLFRNPDVTLIQLNVARMDAIKHNAKALVCDAKIGLEQLKSGLSGWQVPAEWQALGKAEIARWNGYYDQVTSIAEAPKTETGLPSDAQVLGSVKRTGEASDIIVCAAGGLPGDLHKLWRTEQPNGYHLEYGFSCMGYEIAGGLGVKMAKPDREVIVVVGDGSYLMMNSEIATTVMLNKKVIIVVLDNRGFGCINRLQRGTGGASFNNLLDEGTFTETGAPKIDFAAHAKALGAESESVSSLEALEEALGRARAASQSYVIAIDTDPYLTAEGGSWWEVGVPEVSERETVTQAYREQQIAKQKQPY; encoded by the coding sequence ATGAACACCGTTCGTTTAACCATGGCGCAAGCTTTAGTGCGCTATCTCACCGCGCAAAAGGTTGAGATTGATGGGCAAATTAAACCGCTATTTGCCGGTGTATTTGCCATCTTTGGGCATGGCAATGTGGCTGGGTTGGGTGAAGCTTTATACCACCAGCAAGCCGCGCTGCCGACCTATCGCGCGCACAATGAACAAGCCATGGCCCATGCGGCGATTGCTTATGCCAAGGCCAATAATCGCCAGCAAATAATGGCTTGCACCACCTCGATTGGCCCCGGTGCCACCAATATGGTGACGGCGGCGGCATTGGCCCATGTAAACCGGATTCCGGTCTTGCTATTGCCTGGCGATACCTTTGCGGCGCGCACGCCAGACCCTGTATTACAGCAGGTCGAGTGCGCTTCTGATCCAACCATTAGCGCGAATGATTGCTTCCGTCCCGTGAGCCGTTACTTTGACCGCATTAGCCGCCCTGAGCAGCTAATTACCAGTTTACCAGCGGCCATTAGTACGCTGGTGGATGCCGAGTTAGCAGGGCCGGTAACACTCTCATTACCGCAGGATGTGCAAGCCGAAGCTTATGATTACCCTGAAAGCTTCTTCGCTGAAACCGTGCATTATCAACGCCAACAAGCGCCGGATACGCGTGAGTTAGCTGCAGCGATTGAAGCCTTAAAAAATGCGAAAAAGCCATTACTGATTGCCGGTGGCGGGGTGCATTACGCGCAAGCCATTGAGCCGCTCAAAGCGCTGATCGAAAGCTATGGCATTCCGGTTGCTGAAACGCAGGCAGGTAAGGGCGCATTAGCTTGGGACCATCCTAACTATGTCGGCGCCATTGGCGTGACCGGTTGCGATGCGGCCAATAAGCTGGCGGAAGAAGCCGATCTGGTATTGGCCGTGGGCACTCGCTTGCAAGACTTTACCACTGCTTCACGCACCTTATTCCGCAACCCTGATGTGACTTTGATTCAACTGAATGTCGCGCGCATGGATGCGATTAAGCACAATGCCAAAGCGCTGGTGTGTGATGCCAAAATTGGTTTGGAGCAGCTAAAATCAGGCTTATCTGGCTGGCAAGTTCCGGCTGAATGGCAAGCGCTTGGCAAAGCAGAAATTGCCCGCTGGAATGGCTATTATGATCAGGTCACGTCGATTGCCGAAGCGCCAAAAACCGAGACCGGTTTACCCTCCGATGCGCAAGTACTCGGCTCAGTAAAACGCACTGGTGAAGCTTCCGATATTATTGTGTGTGCAGCCGGTGGCTTACCCGGTGATTTGCACAAACTCTGGCGTACCGAGCAGCCCAATGGCTATCATTTGGAATACGGCTTTTCCTGCATGGGCTACGAGATTGCCGGTGGCTTAGGTGTGAAAATGGCCAAGCCCGATCGCGAAGTGATTGTGGTGGTTGGCGATGGCTCCTACCTGATGATGAACTCCGAAATTGCCACCACGGTAATGCTCAATAAAAAGGTCATTATTGTGGTGCTGGATAACCGTGGCTTTGGCTGCATTAACCGCTTGCAGCGCGGAACCGGTGGCGCGTCATTTAACAACTTGTTGGATGAGGGCACCTTTACCGAAACCGGCGCACCCAAAATTGATTTTGCGGCACACGCTAAAGCCTTGGGCGCAGAGTCTGAATCGGTCAGTAGTCTGGAAGCATTAGAGGAAGCATTGGGACGTGCTCGCGCAGCCAGCCAAAGCTATGTGATTGCCATTGATACCGACCCGTATTTAACCGCCGAGGGTGGTAGCTGGTGGGAGGTGGGTGTGCCTGAAGTCTCCGAGCGTGAGACGGTGACGCAAGCCTACCGCGAACAGCAGATCGCTAAACAAAAACAACCGTATTAA
- the iolE gene encoding myo-inosose-2 dehydratase, with translation MSVRIGINPLTWTNDDLPALGAETPLSTCLSEGKQAGYSGFELGNKFPRDAAVLGPILAEYDLKLVSGWYSGKLLEHDLDAEIAAIQDHLNLLKTLGATEMVYCEVTGCIHGDQEAPLSDRPVINDPAVWASWGAALTKLAEYTQSQGVRLAYHHHMGTVVQSEADVDKLMENTDDALGLLLDTGHLTCAGGDPIAVQKRYANRINHVHCKDVRRVVLDEVNNRGKSFLNGVLDGLFTVPGDGCIDYATLFKGLKESNYSGWLVVEAEQDPAVANPLKYATMGYENLRKLCADAGIEVVV, from the coding sequence ATGAGCGTAAGAATTGGCATTAATCCACTGACCTGGACCAATGATGACCTGCCGGCGCTGGGCGCAGAAACCCCGCTCAGCACCTGCCTGAGCGAAGGTAAGCAAGCGGGCTATTCCGGCTTTGAATTGGGAAATAAATTCCCACGCGATGCGGCTGTTTTGGGGCCGATTTTAGCGGAGTATGATTTAAAGCTGGTCTCCGGTTGGTACAGCGGCAAGCTGCTGGAACACGATCTGGACGCTGAGATTGCGGCCATCCAGGATCACCTGAATTTGCTAAAAACACTCGGCGCGACCGAGATGGTTTACTGCGAAGTGACCGGCTGTATTCATGGTGATCAGGAAGCGCCATTGAGTGATCGGCCTGTAATAAATGACCCTGCCGTGTGGGCAAGCTGGGGTGCAGCGCTGACCAAGCTTGCAGAATACACACAATCGCAAGGGGTGCGCTTGGCCTATCACCATCACATGGGCACCGTGGTTCAAAGTGAAGCCGATGTGGATAAGCTCATGGAAAACACGGACGATGCGCTCGGCTTATTGCTGGATACTGGCCACTTAACCTGCGCTGGTGGCGACCCGATTGCGGTACAAAAACGCTATGCCAATCGCATTAATCACGTGCACTGCAAAGACGTGCGTCGGGTCGTGTTGGATGAGGTAAACAATCGCGGCAAGAGCTTCTTAAATGGCGTATTGGATGGATTGTTTACCGTGCCGGGCGATGGCTGTATTGACTACGCCACGCTGTTTAAAGGCCTGAAAGAGTCTAACTATTCAGGTTGGTTAGTGGTGGAAGCGGAGCAAGACCCCGCAGTCGCGAATCCTCTGAAATACGCCACAATGGGTTATGAAAATCTGCGCAAACTGTGTGCCGATGCCGGCATTGAAGTGGTGGTTTAA